In the Armatimonas rosea genome, GGTAAAGAGCGAGACAAACGGCACCGTGACTGCCTCGGTAGCCTTAGCCGGAGTGTGTGCGATCTCGCGGGCCCGCTCGCCGCGGGTGACAAGTAGCCACGCGACCACCCAGACCAGCCCGATCGCGCCGACAATCATAAACATCCTGCGCCAGCCCTCGCCATTGTCTTTGACCAGCGCAAGCACCAGAAGCGGGGTGACTACCGCCCCGACTGTCATGCCGCTATTGAAGATACTGTTGGCCAGTGCCCGAGACTCGCGCGGAATGATCCGTCCGATAATCCCCACGGCAACCGGCCAGTTGAAGGCCTCGCCGCCGCCCAGAACAATCCGGCAGACCTGGAGCTGGAAGAGGGTCTCCACAAAGCCGGTCGCAAAGCCCGCCGCAGACCAGACCAGTAGCGCGATAGGGTAGAGCCAGCGTAGGTTCACCCGGTCGGCGAGGAAGCCGGCCAGGAGCAGAAAGACCGCGTAGGAGTAGCCAAACGCCGCCTCCAGCTTGCCGTAGCCCTCCTCCCCGAGCTGAAACTCCGCCTTGATATAGGTCGAGATAGACCCCAGGGTCTGGCGGTCCATGTAGTTGATCATGGTCGCAAAAAGCATCATCGCGACGACATGCCACTTCCATTGAGGAATCGTGGATTTCGGTGAGTCGGTCATTGAGCTCAAGGGCTTTGGCTTTCTTTGCGCTTCACGGGTAGGGCGGAAGCGCCTTTAGTTTCGCCGAGAGCTCGGCAACCACCTTCGGGTGCTGTGTGGCGACATTGTGATTCTCTTCCGGGTCGCTGTTGTGATCGTAGAGCTCGTTCGTCCCATCGCTCCACTGCGTGAAGCGCCAGCGCTCGGTGCGGACACTCTGGCCGTAGCGACTCTGTCCCCGAGTCACCAGCGTAAAGGCGGCGTCTTTGAAGGGGCGCTTGGGATCGCGCAGCACGGGGCGCAGGCTCTTGCCCGCAAGGCCCGTCGGCACACTTAGCCCACACGACTCCGCGACGGTGGGGAAGAGATCGACAAACTCCACCAGAGAGCGGCTGGTCTTTCCCCCTTTGATTCCGGGGGCGGCGATAATCAGGGGAGCGCGGCAGCTTCGCTCAAAGAGGGTGTTCTTGTTCCACCACTGACGCTCGCCGGTGTGGTAGCCGTGATCCCCGATAAAGACCACCACGGTCTTGTCCCAGAGCTTGCCTCTATCGAGTGCATCGAGTACCCGCCCGAGCTGGGCGTCCATGTAGCTGGCCGTGGCGCAGTAGGCACGTAGAAACTCCAGGCGCTCTTTGTCGGTGAACTTGTCGAAGGCCTGCTGGTAGCCCCCGGCAAGCGCCAGCGGCGGCGCAGCGGTCATGTCCACCGGGTCTTTCCAGAGCGTGAGCGCCTCCGGGGGATAGAGCTCGAAGTACTTCTTGGGTGCGATAAACGGATCGTGTGGCTTGAGGAACCCACAGCCGATAAACCAAGGGTTGCTCCCCTGCTGCTCGATAAGCTTCACCACTGCCGCGGCCGTCTGACCATCGGGCTGGTCGTCGTCACCGCCCTCCGCCATTCCCCACTGGCACCAGGGAAGTGTACCCCCCGTGAGGTTGCGGCCCTCGTTTTTCTGACCCAGCTTGGTCGGAGAGAACGCGGTGGCTGCGTGCCAGGACTGGGGTAGGTCCATCCAGAGGGCCTTCTCCGCCTCGCTGGCGCCGCTCAGGTGGTAGAGCTTCCCAAAAGCTTCGGCGTGCCAGCCGTTCTCCTTAAAGTACTGCGGCAGGGTCAGCACCGCGGGGAGCTGAGAGCGCAGGCGTGTCGTGTTGTTGACGATCTTCGTCTGCTCGGGGCGCAGCCCGGTGAGCAGCGAGCTGCGGCTGGGGTTGCAGACCGGGTACTGCACATAGGCTCGCTCAAAACGCACGCCATGAGCCGCCAAGCGCGCCAGGTTCGGTAGCTTGACTCTCGCGTGCGTGAAGACCCCGCCTTCGTCCCGAAAGTCATCCGCGACAATAAAGAGCACATTGGGCTTGGCGGTTGGCTTTTGCTGTGCGCTTGCGGGCAACACTGCCTGGAAAGTCAGCAGAGAGGCAACGAGAGTGCAAGGAAGATACTTCATGTCTTTTTCTTTTTTATCGAGCGATTGTTCTCTTCGCGCATGTTGCTGGAGCCATCCGTGAACTTTAAAGTGACATCGACAAGCTGGTTGTCTTGGAGGAGGCAGTCCAGACCTTGCTGGAAGAGAAGCTCACCCGTCTCCTGGTTGCTGATCCAGTTGTTCTTGAGGACGATATTGCGGGGGCGGGGGCCGTTGGAGCCCGCGTGGAACCAGAAGCGGAAGTCTTCGAAGTGGTTGTTCTCAAAGGTCACATCGGCGCAGCGGAAGCGGGTGCTGGAGCTATCCGTGCCAATGTCGGAGGTGCTACAGCGGCGGATCACCGAGCCACGGTTGAGGCTCTCCTCGTGGAGCACGATATCGCCCGCAGCGGCGGCAGTGGGCAGCGACTCAAGAGTGACGCGAAAGGTCTGGCCGGTGCTCGTGGCATCCACCGCAACCACGCGCGCCATCCCGCGCAGGTTCTGCTGGTTGGGGGACCAGACACTGGCCCAGTCACCCTTGCGCCAGAGAAACGGCTCCTTACTCTCAAAGGTCGGGGTGAGCGTGAGTGTCGTGCCCGCCACCTCCACCAGCTTCTGCGCCCGCGAGTAGATCGCAAAGCTATCGTCGTAGGTGGCCGCGCCGTCCCAGTCGCTGTCCTCAATCAGCACTCCCCAGCGGCTATTTTTGATGTGCAGGCCATCGCGCCAGGAGACAAAGAGCTCGGTCTCGGGGTGGGCCATCTTCAGGTCCATGTTGCGCAGGGTGATGGGGCCGGTATTGTGGGTGATCAGCGACCAGAAGTGCGGCGAGCTCTCGTACCGAAGGTTGCTGAAGAGCACGCGGGCGCTGCGGGTGATGAGGTTCACCCTGCCTCGGTGGGCGTACTTCACGTGTGGCACCACGAACTCAGTCGCCCCTTGCTCGGCGGCGCGGCGCATGCGTGGCTTCATGACCGCATCGGGGGTGGCGCTGTTCAGGGCGCTCGGGCGGATATGGAGGCGCACCCGGCGCTCGCTGTCGAGGCGGGTGACCTCTTCGATATAGAGGTTGTCGCCCCGCCCGGTTCGCGCTCCAGGAGAGTCCGGGAAGAAGGAGCGCCCGAAGAACGCGGCCCGAAACTCGTTTTTCCCGACCTCTGGCACCGGGTAGCGCTCCGGCACCTCCAGGTCGATCGTCATCGCCTCCACATCGACCTTGCGGATCGTCCCCTGGTAGTAGGGCTTGGGATCGTAGTCGATCTGAAAGCCATCGAGCTGGACATTCTCCGCGTCGTCGAGCTGCGCGAAGCTATCCGGGGGATGGAGCACGACCCGAGCCCCGCCGCCCTCGATCTTGAGGTTCTTTGCTCCCTTGAGCGCGAAGAGGGCCTCCTCGGTGAAGTCGCGCAGGCCGACCGCGCGGTAGGTCTTGGAGCCATCGAAGCGCAGGATCGCGCTATCGGCCTGGCGCGTAGCGGCGACCGCTCTTTGGATCGCGGCGAAGTCATCGGTGACACCATCGCCCACGGCCCCGAAGTCGCGCACCTGGAAGACCTTGGCACCGGGGAAGGTCGGGGTACAGAGTGCGAGCTGGAAGCCGAGGCGGTAGCGGGCATTTTTCGGGGTCGCAGTAACACGGATCTCGTCACCGGCGGCGAGCCCTTCGAGCCGTGTCTCCAGCCGCGTCGGTGCCAGGCCAGGGCGCACTTTCACCGTCCGGAGCGCTCTCTTGCCGACCCGGATCGTCACCTCAACCTCCTCACCCGAGAGTGTCTCCACCCATGCCATCCCGAGCTGGTAGTCGCCCGCCTCCGCGACCCGGTGGGTCCATGTCTGGGGTTGTGTCGTGCTAGTTTGATCGACCATGTAGACAAAAGTCTTACTGGCGGGGGAGGGCATGACCTTGGTCGGGGTGCCTTGGACAAAGGGCAGCAGGCTTGCCAGCAGGAGGGCGGTCTTCATGGCGATTTGACAGCGAGGAGCTTCTTCATCGCCTCGCCCATGGCCTCCCCGATGAGATAGTAGGTCTCGGCGTTGGTGTTCCAGTGGTAGCCCTGGCCCGTGGGAGAGAGCTCCTGCGGTCGCCAGAAGTTTCGGGTGCTCACAAAGGCGACCGTGCCCTTGAGCTCCGGGCGGGCGGCGGCGGCGGCCTGGGCCTTCATCAGCGAGAGGGCGCGCGGGTGAGTCTCGGTGGGGCCGTTCATCCCGGTCTCGGCGATCACAAACGGGAGGTTCGGGGCATTGAGGTCTCTTCGCATGTCTTTAATGAAAGTGACCATGTTGCTCTCGTACTCGGCGTTGAAGGTATTGCTGATGCGGTCGTTCCAGCCCTGGTGCCAGCCAAAGCCCGCCAAGACATAGCGCCCATCGCTGCCGGGGACAAGCTCCTTGAGCCGCGCCAGAGCCGCCTTGGTGAGCGCGACCGTCTCCCGGTAGTACTTGCCGAGGCTCTCGGGGTTCTTCGCCAGCTCCGCATCGCCCTTCTCGCCCAGGGAGTAGGGGAGCTTGCCGGCGCTGGGCGGACGAAAGTCCACGGCGAGGCTCTTGCCGCCCCAGGCGCACTTAATGAGCAGCACGGGTTCATCGAGCGCCTCGCCCAGCACCCACCCAAAGCCCAGCTCCGGGCCGATCTTCTCGGGAGTCGCGCCGTAGCCCACGGTGAGCGGCCCCTTGCGCTCCAGATACGAGATCCAGACATCGTCGCGCTTCTTCCACTGCCCTGTGCGCTCTTGCAGCGGCGCGAAGTGCTTGACCGTGGCGGGGTCTTTCGCCAGAAACTCCAGGGAGCCCTTGCCACCGTTGCGCTTGGGGTCGGCCGCGATAAAGCCCTGGCCCTCCATATTGGACTGTCCCGCGAGGATAAATACCTGCACGGGCTTGGTTTGTCGTTTTATCATAGCGTTTCACCGAAGCGCCAGCCCTCGCGGGCAGGCTCTTTCACAAAGGCATTGAGCTCCGGGCGGTTGGTGATGCGCCCGGCCTTGGCGTCCCACTCGATCCGGGTGTTGAAGCGCTGGGCGAGGACTCCCAGCAGGATGATCTCGGTGAGGTTGGCCGAGACCTTGAAGTTGGAGCCGGGCTCGGGCCCCTCGCCCTTGATCGCCCGGAGCCACTCGCGGAACGAGCCACCTTGGACGCGGGGGATGGTCTTGGGGGGCGGGCTTGCTTTCCACTTCTGCTTGACCTCGTCGGGAAAGAAGACCGGCTGCCCCGCGTGGGTCCCACAGCCGAGCAAGCCCTTGGAGCCAAACAGCCAGCAAGCGCGGCCCAGCAGCGCATCGCGCTCCACCCCGAAGGTGTTGACCTGCACGGCCTTGGTCCAGTCCTGGGGGCCATCGAACCAGTCTAGAATTACCGGCCCGCGTGCTCCCTTGGCGGGGAAGTGGAAGCGGATGTGGCTGGCCTTGGGGATCACGCCCTCCAGGGATTTCTCGCGCTGGAGGCACTCCACGACCGTCGGGGGATCGAGGTCGAGCGCCCAGACGGGGGTATCGAGCGTGTGGCAGCCGAAGTCGCCGAGCATGCCGCTGCCAAAGTCGTAGAAGGCGCGCCACTTGAGC is a window encoding:
- a CDS encoding sialate O-acetylesterase, coding for MIKRQTKPVQVFILAGQSNMEGQGFIAADPKRNGGKGSLEFLAKDPATVKHFAPLQERTGQWKKRDDVWISYLERKGPLTVGYGATPEKIGPELGFGWVLGEALDEPVLLIKCAWGGKSLAVDFRPPSAGKLPYSLGEKGDAELAKNPESLGKYYRETVALTKAALARLKELVPGSDGRYVLAGFGWHQGWNDRISNTFNAEYESNMVTFIKDMRRDLNAPNLPFVIAETGMNGPTETHPRALSLMKAQAAAAARPELKGTVAFVSTRNFWRPQELSPTGQGYHWNTNAETYYLIGEAMGEAMKKLLAVKSP
- a CDS encoding glycoside hydrolase family 55 protein, with protein sequence MKTALLLASLLPFVQGTPTKVMPSPASKTFVYMVDQTSTTQPQTWTHRVAEAGDYQLGMAWVETLSGEEVEVTIRVGKRALRTVKVRPGLAPTRLETRLEGLAAGDEIRVTATPKNARYRLGFQLALCTPTFPGAKVFQVRDFGAVGDGVTDDFAAIQRAVAATRQADSAILRFDGSKTYRAVGLRDFTEEALFALKGAKNLKIEGGGARVVLHPPDSFAQLDDAENVQLDGFQIDYDPKPYYQGTIRKVDVEAMTIDLEVPERYPVPEVGKNEFRAAFFGRSFFPDSPGARTGRGDNLYIEEVTRLDSERRVRLHIRPSALNSATPDAVMKPRMRRAAEQGATEFVVPHVKYAHRGRVNLITRSARVLFSNLRYESSPHFWSLITHNTGPITLRNMDLKMAHPETELFVSWRDGLHIKNSRWGVLIEDSDWDGAATYDDSFAIYSRAQKLVEVAGTTLTLTPTFESKEPFLWRKGDWASVWSPNQQNLRGMARVVAVDATSTGQTFRVTLESLPTAAAAGDIVLHEESLNRGSVIRRCSTSDIGTDSSSTRFRCADVTFENNHFEDFRFWFHAGSNGPRPRNIVLKNNWISNQETGELLFQQGLDCLLQDNQLVDVTLKFTDGSSNMREENNRSIKKKKT
- a CDS encoding MFS transporter, whose protein sequence is MTDSPKSTIPQWKWHVVAMMLFATMINYMDRQTLGSISTYIKAEFQLGEEGYGKLEAAFGYSYAVFLLLAGFLADRVNLRWLYPIALLVWSAAGFATGFVETLFQLQVCRIVLGGGEAFNWPVAVGIIGRIIPRESRALANSIFNSGMTVGAVVTPLLVLALVKDNGEGWRRMFMIVGAIGLVWVVAWLLVTRGERAREIAHTPAKATEAVTVPFVSLFTQRRFWIVLALGVAVNMSWHFYRVWLPRHLVIDLKFTDKQLQYLLIAFYLTADVGSIGIGFLTRKLVSPTCSIERARQKILLFASGLCLLATPLIFLPGREIMVPLYCLVGAGLMGVFAILYALMQDVSPQHTAKCLGAVGASSWLINSLLHPLVGRYADTHTNAMGKFAPMILVAGVLPLLAALFALTWPEQKEENHS
- a CDS encoding Gfo/Idh/MocA family protein; this encodes MKPQNSAPFTIGKPGKSANGKLNIGFIGAGGWIAQQPYKLGCSEENLVAFCDVDHNQCAENMKAWRTNQPFFEDFRVMLDKMHKELDAVVVSTPDHTHFAATQLAMERGIHVYTQKPLTHNIWQCRTLAKSKERYKVVTQMGNQGHADDGIRNSVEAVRAGVIGSVSQVVCCNSGPELGGQHFGNPATMPPPPSAIPDGLSWDLWLGPAAKREFYRDYLPLKWRAFYDFGSGMLGDFGCHTLDTPVWALDLDPPTVVECLQREKSLEGVIPKASHIRFHFPAKGARGPVILDWFDGPQDWTKAVQVNTFGVERDALLGRACWLFGSKGLLGCGTHAGQPVFFPDEVKQKWKASPPPKTIPRVQGGSFREWLRAIKGEGPEPGSNFKVSANLTEIILLGVLAQRFNTRIEWDAKAGRITNRPELNAFVKEPAREGWRFGETL
- a CDS encoding sulfatase: MKYLPCTLVASLLTFQAVLPASAQQKPTAKPNVLFIVADDFRDEGGVFTHARVKLPNLARLAAHGVRFERAYVQYPVCNPSRSSLLTGLRPEQTKIVNNTTRLRSQLPAVLTLPQYFKENGWHAEAFGKLYHLSGASEAEKALWMDLPQSWHAATAFSPTKLGQKNEGRNLTGGTLPWCQWGMAEGGDDDQPDGQTAAAVVKLIEQQGSNPWFIGCGFLKPHDPFIAPKKYFELYPPEALTLWKDPVDMTAAPPLALAGGYQQAFDKFTDKERLEFLRAYCATASYMDAQLGRVLDALDRGKLWDKTVVVFIGDHGYHTGERQWWNKNTLFERSCRAPLIIAAPGIKGGKTSRSLVEFVDLFPTVAESCGLSVPTGLAGKSLRPVLRDPKRPFKDAAFTLVTRGQSRYGQSVRTERWRFTQWSDGTNELYDHNSDPEENHNVATQHPKVVAELSAKLKALPPYP